A genomic stretch from Empedobacter stercoris includes:
- the rlmN gene encoding 23S rRNA (adenine(2503)-C(2))-methyltransferase RlmN, with protein sequence MNTTKKDIRKLSQAEIEDYFKGIGEKSFRAKQVYEWLWKKNAHQFDDMTNISKALREQLGESFQIQPVEVDLLQKSNDGTIKNAVKLHDGNVVESVLIPTDTRTTACVSSQVGCSLDCTFCATAQLKRMRNLTAAEIVDQVVIIDDESKRYFNRPLSNIVFMGMGEPLLNYNEVISAIKKITLPEGLGMAPRRITVSTSGIPKMIEKLADEELRVNLAVSLHSAREEVRNVIMPFSVKFPLTDLMESLQYWYDKTGLRITFEYIVWGGVNDKKEDIDALVKFCKKIPSKVNIIEYNSIDDGIYKQASEQAIDHYIKALESNNIVVNVRRSRGKDIDAACGQLANKTGND encoded by the coding sequence AAAGGGATTGGAGAAAAGTCATTCCGCGCAAAACAAGTGTACGAATGGTTATGGAAAAAGAATGCCCATCAATTTGATGACATGACAAATATTTCTAAAGCTTTACGTGAGCAATTAGGAGAGTCTTTCCAGATTCAACCAGTTGAAGTTGATCTTCTACAAAAATCTAACGACGGAACCATCAAGAATGCTGTAAAGCTTCATGATGGTAACGTTGTGGAATCTGTTTTAATTCCAACCGATACGCGTACAACAGCTTGTGTTTCGTCTCAAGTTGGATGTAGTTTAGATTGTACATTCTGTGCAACAGCTCAATTAAAACGTATGCGTAACTTAACAGCTGCCGAAATCGTTGATCAAGTTGTGATAATCGATGACGAAAGTAAACGTTATTTTAACCGTCCATTAAGTAATATTGTGTTTATGGGAATGGGAGAGCCTTTGTTAAATTACAATGAAGTAATTTCTGCTATCAAAAAAATAACTTTACCAGAAGGATTAGGAATGGCTCCAAGACGAATCACAGTTTCAACTTCAGGAATTCCTAAGATGATAGAGAAATTAGCAGACGAAGAATTACGTGTTAATCTTGCGGTTTCTTTACACTCAGCTCGAGAAGAAGTTCGAAACGTAATTATGCCGTTTTCGGTTAAATTTCCGTTGACAGATTTGATGGAAAGTTTACAATATTGGTACGATAAAACAGGTTTGCGCATTACATTCGAATACATTGTTTGGGGAGGCGTGAATGATAAAAAAGAAGACATTGATGCCTTGGTGAAATTCTGTAAAAAAATTCCTTCAAAAGTGAATATCATCGAATATAATTCGATTGATGACGGAATCTACAAACAAGCATCAGAACAAGCAATTGATCATTATATAAAAGCATTAGAGTCAAATAATATTGTGGTAAATGTTCGTCGCAGTCGCGGAAAAGACATCGATGCAGCTTGTGGACAATTGGCCAATAAGACTGGTAATGATTAA
- a CDS encoding polyprenyl synthetase family protein produces the protein MKLFEQKFFESMKSNVSLLDRITNYIVRRKGKQMRPMFVFLTAKLNGEVQERTYRAASFIELIHTATLVHDDVVDDSTLRRGFFSLNAIWKNKVAVLVGDYFLSKTLIISTKNKDFDLLEVVSVAIQEISEGELLQIEKARKLDITEDVYFEIIRMKTATLIAACCEAGARSVGCSEEVAKKMHRFGELVGIAFQIKDDLFDYTTSNAIGKPVGIDIKEQKMTLPLIYSINNANEKDRKWLINSVKRYNNDKKRVREIIQYVKDNGGIEYTQKMMKKYSQEALDILHEFPESEYRNSLETMVKYVIEREK, from the coding sequence ATGAAATTGTTTGAACAGAAATTCTTCGAATCAATGAAGAGTAATGTTTCGCTTCTTGACCGTATTACCAATTATATTGTTCGCAGAAAAGGAAAGCAAATGCGTCCAATGTTTGTTTTTTTAACGGCGAAATTAAATGGAGAAGTACAAGAACGTACCTATCGTGCGGCTTCTTTTATCGAGCTTATACATACCGCAACTTTGGTTCATGATGATGTCGTAGATGATAGTACTTTGCGTCGAGGTTTTTTTTCTCTAAATGCTATTTGGAAAAATAAAGTAGCCGTTTTAGTTGGTGATTATTTTTTGTCTAAGACGTTGATTATTTCGACTAAAAACAAAGATTTTGATTTACTTGAAGTTGTTTCTGTAGCGATACAAGAAATTTCTGAAGGTGAGTTATTACAAATCGAAAAGGCGAGAAAATTGGATATTACAGAAGATGTTTATTTCGAAATTATTCGAATGAAAACTGCTACGCTTATTGCTGCTTGTTGCGAAGCTGGAGCGCGTTCTGTTGGTTGCTCGGAAGAAGTTGCGAAAAAAATGCATCGTTTTGGTGAATTGGTTGGAATTGCTTTCCAAATCAAAGACGATTTGTTTGATTACACCACTTCTAATGCAATTGGAAAGCCAGTTGGAATTGATATTAAAGAACAAAAAATGACATTGCCTTTAATTTATTCTATCAATAATGCGAACGAAAAAGATCGTAAATGGTTGATTAATTCGGTGAAACGCTACAACAACGATAAGAAACGTGTGCGTGAAATTATTCAATATGTGAAAGATAACGGCGGAATTGAATACACGCAAAAAATGATGAAAAAATACAGTCAAGAAGCGTTGGATATTCTGCACGAATTTCCTGAATCTGAATACCGAAATTCATTAGAAACTATGGTGAAATACGTTATCGAAAGAGAAAAATAA
- a CDS encoding 16S rRNA (uracil(1498)-N(3))-methyltransferase: MKLFFGEIHHDTAILNEEESHHFAKVLRGNEGDLVHVTDGKGNLAEVEITSISKKAVEGKIVDLKTNFEQKNYYLHVAIAPTKTMERLEFFLEKATEIGIDEITFLQTFHSERKNIKIERIEKIVQSATKQSLKAYLPKVNDLIKFNEFIKQDFESFTKCIAHCESDIERTPLRRVLENNPQKILILIGPEGDFSRDEILTAEEHNFTGISLGHQRFRTETAALQAVFAVDWGLEK; the protein is encoded by the coding sequence ATGAAATTATTTTTTGGAGAAATTCATCACGATACAGCAATTCTAAACGAAGAAGAAAGTCATCATTTTGCAAAAGTTTTACGGGGAAATGAAGGCGATTTAGTTCATGTCACAGATGGAAAAGGAAATTTGGCAGAAGTTGAGATTACATCAATTTCTAAAAAAGCAGTTGAAGGAAAAATTGTTGATTTAAAAACAAATTTCGAGCAAAAAAACTATTATTTGCATGTTGCAATAGCACCGACGAAAACAATGGAACGTTTGGAGTTTTTCTTAGAAAAAGCAACTGAAATTGGTATTGACGAAATTACTTTTTTACAAACTTTTCATTCGGAACGAAAAAATATTAAAATCGAACGCATCGAAAAAATTGTACAATCTGCCACGAAACAATCGTTAAAAGCATATTTACCAAAAGTAAATGATTTAATAAAATTCAATGAGTTTATCAAACAAGATTTTGAAAGTTTCACAAAATGTATCGCACATTGTGAATCTGATATCGAACGTACGCCTTTACGAAGAGTTTTAGAAAATAATCCGCAGAAAATTTTAATTCTGATTGGTCCTGAAGGAGATTTTTCGAGAGATGAAATTCTAACAGCAGAAGAACATAATTTTACAGGTATTAGTCTTGGACATCAACGTTTTCGAACTGAAACAGCAGCTCTACAAGCCGTTTTTGCAGTTGATTGGGGTTTAGAAAAATAA
- the tsaD gene encoding tRNA (adenosine(37)-N6)-threonylcarbamoyltransferase complex transferase subunit TsaD, producing the protein MSDKNYILAIESSCDDTGAAIIDGNKIISNVVASQKIHEIYGGVVPELASRAHQQNIVPVVDQALKQANINKEELKAIAYTRGPGLMGSLLVGGSFAKSFSQSLDIPLIEVNHMQAHILANFIEDANDEKPTFPFLCLTVSGGHTQIVKINNYFEMEILGETIDDAAGEAFDKAGKILNLPYPAGPIIDKKSKIGDPTKFKFAKPKIEGLNFSFSGFKTSILYFIQKEVKANPNFIEENIDDLCASIQRSIVNILMEKVKKASDETGIKQIAIAGGVSANSEIRQRLKDGETEFGWKTFIPKFAYTTDNAAMIAMVGSLKFDQEIFTENTAKSVAKYHI; encoded by the coding sequence ATGAGCGATAAAAACTACATTTTAGCCATAGAGTCTTCTTGTGATGATACAGGCGCAGCAATTATTGACGGAAATAAAATTATTTCTAACGTTGTGGCAAGCCAAAAAATTCACGAAATATATGGTGGCGTAGTACCAGAATTAGCTTCGAGAGCACATCAACAAAATATTGTTCCCGTCGTAGATCAAGCCCTAAAACAGGCAAATATTAACAAAGAAGAACTTAAAGCAATTGCTTATACGCGCGGTCCAGGATTAATGGGTTCGCTTTTGGTTGGCGGAAGTTTTGCAAAATCATTCAGTCAATCTTTGGATATTCCGTTGATTGAAGTCAATCATATGCAAGCGCATATTTTGGCAAATTTTATTGAAGATGCAAACGATGAAAAACCTACTTTTCCTTTTTTATGTTTAACAGTCTCTGGAGGGCATACTCAAATTGTAAAAATTAACAATTATTTTGAGATGGAGATTTTAGGTGAAACAATTGACGATGCCGCTGGTGAAGCTTTTGATAAAGCAGGTAAAATTTTAAATTTACCTTATCCCGCAGGTCCAATTATCGACAAAAAATCTAAGATTGGAGATCCTACAAAATTCAAATTCGCAAAACCAAAAATTGAAGGTTTAAACTTTAGTTTTAGTGGATTTAAAACGTCTATTTTATATTTTATTCAGAAAGAAGTCAAAGCGAATCCAAATTTTATTGAAGAAAATATTGACGATTTGTGTGCCTCAATTCAACGTTCTATCGTGAATATTTTAATGGAAAAAGTTAAAAAAGCATCTGATGAAACTGGAATTAAACAAATTGCAATTGCAGGTGGAGTTTCTGCAAATTCAGAAATTCGTCAACGACTAAAAGATGGAGAAACTGAATTTGGTTGGAAAACTTTTATTCCAAAATTTGCCTACACAACCGACAATGCTGCCATGATTGCAATGGTTGGAAGTTTAAAATTTGATCAAGAAATCTTTACAGAAAATACAGCAAAATCTGTAGCGAAATACCATATTTAA
- a CDS encoding translocation/assembly module TamB domain-containing protein, whose protein sequence is MKIVRRIGRFLLSLIILVLTLVLTVSIAIQIPAVQTKLAHFALEKLNKSLNTQMYVDSVDIDFFGRIYFHGVKIKDDHKYDFMKSKTLETTIDLWSLLPGIKKDHIDLSQVKLIQPEINVITYKGDSVSNFIKFVNGFSSDKPKDSKKIFKLDGDFILEEGKVSIVNQNSGNIWLDAKQLNLTVKKFRLVDSDITGDLENFCFVATKNKDTYNVQNFTGKVHYSNKEIRIGNLNLRTDTSVLNGNLLLSYDEPSDMSDFSNKVRWDVFFDRGSKINFKEIRYFTEIFDKNSSVDLYGKVEGPLNNLTFLDFELKGEDNYVGASRLQLQDVLNGSLLNFSTRNAKINTSYQSITKLLPTSIAKSIPDLLTRFGAINYRGDISLNPNEINANGYTVSGLGDADINAQIRNYKDVKSLIYKGTIDAKNLNLHQLTNAKDLGYVSGQFRFDGKGTDLNNINLNLDGTLRYIDLIGKRYQNITVDGLVKNYQFNGLFDIKDPNLNAQLNGKINFSGKPYDFDFTSNIRQVNLDFIGLTKNLGAVVRGDVTGNFQLTNINDLRGNIDVKNLYFRSKKDTLELAHVMLNSEISGSNKIMTLDVPNYMKATVDGRFNVTEIADVVNNSLVNLVPSFRMKKVSPNQAFSFDVNVQENLLNYIDPSISIEPDTHVKGFIDGTKNQLEATLETPGIKYAGIQLFQSNVNLNTIAELPTLNAKIDSMKVSGVTLNEINVSSIPKNDTMIVKTDFNIGRKNPVVFNLNLFHTVQNKNDLIFGFSPSTVQIDSTQWTINHLNDVNSNRVIFNRINNSLKVEDLSLESEEQSLNVSGLFNNNIDYNFNADFKDLYLEKIIPKTVLNNLKIVGIANGNVNIVRTKEKLEPTLEAKIDNLGLNDFELGNLTLQGGYNVEDKQFNFETSLQKEQIQSLVAYGNIINKPTGPELDVDANFDEFHIDFLEGFLKSVFSNMRGTLSGDLKMTGPVDLPNLNGNMVAKDLGLKVNFLGTDYLFEGENELFVTKQGKGQGIIMLNDIAFKDTSFNTKGKVDGAILFRNLSKWGLNLDFDTDNLLVMNTTIKDNELFYGKVFAKGNVTMFGAVEELEIAGDATVVGNSELTINTGSTTIESENNLVRFVPNQHLDEIAKNNEPHAPKGMSIDVNINAYPNAMVNLIFDAATNDKATARGTAENLRFLMNKAGLNITGVYNIESGTYEFRQFPLIPKDFKIKKGSSVQFAGNPLDATLNITAEYQRSVSNVGDYLGVGYSQIYDAILSIDISETLKKPIIDFGLSIPNAGSDINSQLQSKFRSNTEEQMLQFSYILLTGKFGDASAVQSGVTSTAADIGLSTIAGMLSSIANNVDIQMEYVGGSAQSDTNDKIRTSISYRINNRLSLRGSYGIAVTNNRNVQENFDGNFDISYDISKLNNGSLVLKAFTKPTTFGLLPGMENSLNQSFGVGIQYNKSFDTFRGFLGIDERKKESNNKNTEYKQEKFDSIVLPKQFKKEENKIDSAYQARKDTVNVTYQKSSQPKTQQKRRGLVRIK, encoded by the coding sequence TTGAAAATAGTCAGACGAATAGGAAGATTTTTATTATCGTTGATTATACTTGTTTTAACCTTGGTTTTGACAGTATCAATCGCCATACAAATTCCTGCGGTACAGACAAAATTAGCACATTTCGCTTTAGAAAAATTAAATAAATCGTTGAATACGCAAATGTATGTTGACTCGGTTGATATTGATTTTTTTGGGCGGATATATTTCCATGGTGTTAAGATTAAAGATGATCATAAGTATGATTTTATGAAGTCTAAAACGTTGGAAACAACAATTGATCTTTGGTCGCTTTTGCCAGGTATAAAAAAAGATCATATCGATTTAAGTCAAGTGAAATTGATTCAACCCGAAATAAATGTGATCACATACAAAGGCGATTCGGTTTCTAACTTTATAAAATTTGTCAATGGTTTTAGCTCGGATAAACCTAAAGACTCGAAAAAGATTTTTAAACTTGATGGCGATTTTATTTTAGAAGAGGGTAAAGTGTCAATTGTTAATCAAAATTCTGGCAATATTTGGTTGGATGCAAAACAACTGAATTTGACGGTGAAGAAATTTAGATTGGTCGATTCTGATATTACAGGAGATTTAGAGAATTTTTGTTTTGTTGCCACAAAGAATAAAGATACATATAACGTTCAGAATTTTACCGGGAAAGTTCATTATTCTAACAAAGAAATTCGAATTGGTAATTTGAATCTGCGAACAGATACTTCTGTGTTAAACGGAAATCTATTGTTGAGCTACGATGAACCTTCGGATATGTCCGACTTTTCGAATAAGGTACGTTGGGATGTTTTCTTTGATAGAGGTTCAAAAATTAATTTTAAGGAGATACGCTATTTCACCGAGATATTCGACAAAAATTCATCTGTAGATTTGTACGGTAAGGTAGAAGGACCGTTGAATAATTTAACATTTTTGGATTTCGAATTGAAAGGTGAAGATAACTATGTCGGTGCATCCCGATTACAATTACAAGATGTTTTAAATGGATCTTTATTAAATTTCTCAACAAGAAATGCAAAGATTAACACATCATATCAATCGATAACTAAGTTGCTTCCGACTTCAATAGCGAAGAGTATTCCAGATTTATTAACACGTTTTGGAGCGATTAATTACCGCGGAGATATTTCATTAAATCCAAATGAAATTAATGCAAATGGATATACTGTTTCAGGATTAGGAGATGCGGACATTAATGCTCAAATTAGAAATTATAAAGATGTAAAATCGTTAATATACAAAGGAACGATTGATGCTAAAAACTTAAATCTTCATCAATTAACGAATGCAAAAGATTTGGGTTATGTAAGTGGACAATTTAGATTTGATGGAAAAGGAACAGATCTTAACAATATCAATTTAAATTTGGATGGTACACTTCGTTACATTGATTTAATCGGAAAAAGATATCAAAATATTACGGTTGATGGTTTGGTTAAAAATTATCAATTTAATGGATTGTTTGATATCAAAGACCCTAATCTGAATGCGCAATTGAACGGAAAAATTAATTTTAGTGGAAAACCTTATGATTTTGATTTTACATCAAATATCCGTCAAGTTAACTTAGATTTTATCGGTTTAACAAAAAATTTAGGAGCGGTTGTAAGAGGTGATGTAACGGGGAATTTTCAGTTAACAAATATTAATGATTTACGAGGGAATATCGACGTTAAAAATCTGTATTTCCGCTCAAAAAAAGATACGTTAGAATTGGCACATGTCATGTTAAATTCTGAAATAAGCGGCTCAAATAAAATCATGACATTAGATGTTCCAAATTATATGAAAGCTACTGTTGATGGACGATTTAATGTGACCGAAATTGCAGATGTAGTCAATAATTCATTGGTTAATTTAGTGCCGTCTTTTCGCATGAAAAAAGTTTCGCCAAATCAAGCTTTTTCGTTTGATGTCAATGTGCAAGAAAACTTACTTAATTATATAGACCCTTCTATTTCTATTGAGCCTGACACACATGTAAAAGGTTTTATAGACGGAACGAAGAATCAATTAGAAGCAACTTTGGAAACACCTGGAATAAAATATGCAGGAATTCAATTGTTTCAATCGAATGTAAATTTGAATACAATAGCCGAATTGCCTACGCTAAACGCTAAAATTGATAGCATGAAAGTGAGTGGTGTTACGCTGAATGAAATCAATGTAAGCTCGATTCCGAAAAATGATACAATGATTGTGAAAACAGATTTTAATATTGGACGAAAAAATCCAGTAGTATTTAATTTAAATCTTTTTCATACAGTACAAAATAAGAATGATTTGATTTTTGGGTTTTCACCTTCGACTGTTCAAATCGATTCGACTCAATGGACGATTAATCATTTAAATGATGTAAATTCAAATCGTGTTATTTTTAATCGGATCAATAATTCGTTGAAAGTTGAAGATTTATCGTTAGAATCAGAAGAACAAAGTCTGAATGTTAGTGGTTTGTTTAACAATAATATTGATTATAATTTCAATGCAGATTTTAAAGATTTATACCTCGAAAAAATTATTCCTAAAACAGTTTTAAACAACCTTAAAATTGTCGGAATTGCAAATGGAAATGTCAATATAGTACGAACAAAGGAAAAGTTAGAACCAACGCTCGAAGCTAAGATTGATAACTTAGGATTAAATGATTTTGAACTTGGAAATTTGACTTTACAAGGAGGTTATAATGTAGAGGATAAACAATTTAATTTTGAAACAAGTTTACAAAAAGAGCAAATTCAATCATTGGTTGCTTATGGTAACATTATCAATAAACCTACAGGTCCAGAGTTGGATGTAGATGCCAATTTTGATGAATTTCACATTGATTTCTTAGAAGGATTTTTGAAATCAGTTTTCTCTAATATGCGTGGTACTTTATCAGGAGATTTAAAAATGACAGGACCAGTTGATTTACCAAATCTAAATGGAAATATGGTCGCGAAAGATCTTGGGCTGAAAGTTAATTTCTTGGGAACGGATTATTTATTTGAAGGAGAAAACGAATTATTTGTTACCAAACAAGGTAAAGGACAAGGGATTATTATGTTAAATGATATTGCATTTAAGGACACTTCTTTTAATACTAAAGGAAAAGTGGACGGAGCAATTCTGTTTAGAAATTTGAGTAAATGGGGTCTCAACTTAGATTTTGATACAGACAATTTATTGGTGATGAATACAACGATAAAGGACAATGAATTATTTTATGGTAAAGTATTTGCCAAAGGAAATGTAACGATGTTTGGTGCTGTAGAAGAACTGGAGATTGCGGGAGACGCAACAGTAGTTGGAAACTCAGAATTAACGATAAACACTGGTAGTACAACAATTGAATCTGAAAATAATTTGGTTCGTTTTGTTCCTAATCAGCATTTAGACGAGATAGCAAAAAACAATGAGCCACATGCACCAAAAGGAATGTCGATAGATGTTAACATCAATGCTTATCCAAATGCTATGGTGAATTTAATTTTTGATGCTGCGACAAATGATAAAGCAACAGCTCGCGGTACTGCAGAAAATCTACGTTTCTTGATGAACAAAGCAGGGCTTAATATTACAGGGGTTTACAATATAGAAAGTGGAACATATGAGTTTAGACAATTTCCTCTGATTCCAAAAGATTTTAAAATAAAGAAAGGTTCATCTGTTCAATTTGCGGGCAATCCACTGGATGCAACATTAAATATTACAGCAGAATATCAACGTTCAGTATCTAATGTAGGCGATTATTTAGGTGTTGGATATTCTCAAATTTACGATGCAATTCTTTCCATTGATATTTCCGAAACGCTTAAAAAACCAATCATTGATTTTGGTTTATCAATTCCGAATGCTGGATCAGATATTAATTCACAGTTACAATCAAAATTCCGTTCCAACACAGAAGAACAGATGCTCCAATTTAGTTATATCTTATTGACAGGTAAATTTGGAGACGCTTCTGCTGTGCAATCAGGAGTTACAAGTACAGCTGCTGATATTGGTTTATCGACAATTGCAGGTATGTTGTCATCTATTGCAAATAATGTAGATATTCAAATGGAATATGTTGGTGGTAGTGCACAGTCTGATACAAATGATAAAATTAGAACATCTATTTCTTATCGTATCAATAATCGTTTAAGTTTAAGAGGATCTTATGGAATTGCCGTAACAAATAACCGCAATGTGCAAGAGAATTTTGATGGTAATTTTGATATTTCTTATGATATTTCAAAACTAAACAATGGTTCATTGGTTTTAAAAGCATTTACAAAACCAACTACTTTTGGACTATTGCCTGGTATGGAAAATAGCTTGAATCAAAGTTTTGGTGTCGGAATTCAATACAATAAAAGTTTTGATACCTTCAGAGGATTTTTAGGAATAGATGAAAGAAAGAAAGAATCTAACAATAAAAATACTGAATATAAACAAGAAAAATTTGATTCGATTGTACTTCCAAAACAATTTAAAAAAGAAGAAAATAAAATAGATTCTGCATATCAAGCTCGTAAAGATACAGTCAACGTTACTTATCAAAAATCTTCTCAGCCAAAGACACAACAAAAACGTCGCGGTTTAGTCAGAATTAAATAA
- a CDS encoding Lrp/AsnC family transcriptional regulator — MNYIIDDVDKKILMYLIDNTRMPFTEIAKKMNVSAGTIHVRVKKLEEAGIIKGTTLITDYDKMGYQFVAYVGLLLTKTNKTQKVIDELYKIPNVTVVHVVSGKYNIFCKIRARDTADAKDVIYKIDQIDDVLRTESMISLEESFNDKNRLMHSIFH, encoded by the coding sequence ATGAATTACATAATTGATGATGTTGATAAGAAAATTTTGATGTATTTAATTGACAATACAAGAATGCCATTTACAGAAATAGCAAAAAAAATGAATGTTTCTGCTGGTACTATTCATGTACGTGTCAAGAAATTAGAGGAGGCGGGAATCATCAAAGGAACTACACTAATTACAGATTATGATAAAATGGGTTATCAGTTTGTTGCATATGTAGGTTTATTGCTTACGAAAACAAACAAAACTCAAAAAGTAATCGATGAATTATACAAAATTCCAAACGTAACAGTTGTTCACGTAGTTTCTGGGAAATATAATATTTTCTGTAAAATTCGTGCAAGAGATACAGCAGATGCAAAAGATGTTATCTACAAAATTGATCAAATTGATGACGTTTTGAGAACAGAATCTATGATTTCGTTAGAAGAATCTTTTAATGATAAAAATAGATTAATGCATTCAATCTTTCACTAA
- a CDS encoding NUDIX hydrolase — MTDEEKEKYFQVALCSSLVLFGFDGEDLKILIYKKLNDPFKGALVLPGKYIAPTVSNDQAIHELLIEKIAYDEHQTYIEQLKAFTKVFRNPLGRVVNVAYYALVKLTPQIEEKVKMQGGEWYLYDRIPDLAFDHNEIVKYAKERVKRRVKRRPVGFNLLGDEFTIAQLQSLYEKALNRELDKRNFRKKIFNSNLIIETGNTTDPKLHRKVSKLYRFDEEKYEKLSLKGYDFLF, encoded by the coding sequence ATGACAGACGAAGAAAAAGAAAAATATTTTCAGGTCGCTCTCTGTTCAAGTCTCGTGCTTTTCGGGTTTGATGGAGAAGATCTAAAAATATTAATATATAAAAAACTTAACGATCCTTTCAAAGGAGCATTGGTTTTACCAGGAAAATATATTGCACCAACGGTAAGTAACGATCAGGCAATTCACGAATTATTAATCGAGAAAATTGCTTACGATGAGCATCAAACCTATATCGAACAACTGAAAGCTTTTACAAAAGTTTTTCGTAATCCATTAGGACGTGTTGTAAATGTTGCTTATTACGCACTTGTAAAACTAACACCTCAAATAGAGGAGAAAGTAAAAATGCAAGGAGGTGAGTGGTATCTATATGACCGCATACCAGATTTAGCTTTCGATCATAATGAGATTGTAAAATACGCAAAAGAACGTGTAAAACGCCGCGTAAAACGTCGCCCAGTTGGTTTTAACCTTTTAGGAGATGAATTTACAATTGCACAATTACAAAGTTTATATGAAAAAGCTTTGAATAGAGAACTTGATAAACGTAACTTTAGAAAGAAAATCTTTAACTCAAATTTAATTATCGAAACAGGCAATACAACCGACCCGAAACTTCATCGTAAAGTGTCGAAATTATACCGTTTTGACGAAGAAAAATACGAAAAATTGAGCTTGAAAGGATATGATTTCTTATTTTAA